One window of Solwaraspora sp. WMMA2056 genomic DNA carries:
- a CDS encoding metallopeptidase TldD-related protein: MSLDAGTTGVALSPAETELAVRVVELVRRAAGPEAQAEAYVDHRALALTRFANSFIHQNVAEATTTVWLRLHVDGRTAIGSTTLTGPDGLADLVERTLTAARLCPPDPAWPGLAGPAPLHAAGTWDEATAQAGPDQRAARVRDFVAAADGLECAGYCRTVHRSTGFANSAGQTAGGRTAEAAMDGIARVDGVDGVARLAAARLADVDGARLGARAAVKARAGRHPVDLPAGRYPVVLEPTAVLDLLQMLAHYGFAGKAHHERRSFVTLGERQFDPAISLIDDPAVGGGVPFDAEGTPTDRTVLVDAGRSVALTHDRRTGAAAGMASTGHAVPGSVVWGPAAQHLRLVPAGQVDQAPAGDGTADVGPADVGPADVGPAADGSAALLGGMERGLLVTDLWYTRVLDPRSLVVTGLTRNGVWLVESGEIVAAVANLRFTQSYPEALAPGAVRGLGTRLTRLPDSWDATSWHAPALHLASWQITGGAAG; encoded by the coding sequence ATGAGTCTGGACGCGGGGACGACCGGGGTGGCGCTGTCGCCGGCCGAGACCGAACTGGCGGTGCGGGTGGTGGAACTGGTCCGCCGGGCCGCCGGGCCGGAGGCGCAGGCCGAGGCGTACGTCGACCACCGGGCGCTGGCGCTGACCCGGTTCGCCAACTCGTTCATCCATCAGAACGTGGCCGAGGCGACGACCACGGTGTGGCTGCGGCTGCACGTCGACGGTCGGACCGCGATCGGCTCGACGACGCTGACCGGCCCGGACGGACTGGCCGACCTGGTCGAGCGCACCCTGACCGCCGCGCGGCTGTGCCCGCCGGATCCGGCCTGGCCGGGGCTGGCCGGGCCGGCGCCGCTGCACGCCGCCGGCACCTGGGACGAGGCGACCGCCCAGGCCGGGCCGGACCAGCGGGCCGCCCGGGTGCGCGACTTCGTCGCCGCGGCCGACGGCCTGGAATGCGCCGGCTACTGCCGTACCGTGCACCGGTCGACCGGGTTCGCCAATTCTGCCGGGCAGACCGCCGGTGGTCGTACGGCGGAGGCGGCGATGGACGGCATCGCCCGGGTCGACGGGGTCGACGGGGTGGCCCGGTTGGCGGCGGCCCGGCTGGCCGACGTCGACGGCGCGCGGCTCGGCGCGCGGGCGGCGGTCAAGGCGCGGGCCGGGCGGCACCCGGTCGACCTGCCGGCGGGCCGCTACCCGGTGGTGCTCGAACCGACGGCGGTGCTGGATCTGCTGCAGATGCTGGCCCACTACGGTTTCGCCGGCAAGGCGCACCACGAGCGGCGGTCGTTCGTCACCCTCGGCGAGCGGCAGTTCGACCCGGCGATCTCGCTGATCGACGATCCGGCGGTCGGCGGCGGGGTGCCGTTCGACGCCGAGGGCACGCCGACCGACCGTACGGTGCTGGTCGACGCGGGCCGGTCGGTGGCGCTGACCCACGACCGGCGGACCGGGGCGGCGGCCGGGATGGCGTCGACCGGGCACGCGGTGCCGGGCAGCGTGGTCTGGGGGCCGGCGGCCCAGCACCTGCGGCTGGTCCCGGCCGGCCAGGTCGACCAGGCTCCGGCCGGCGACGGTACGGCGGACGTGGGGCCGGCGGACGTGGGGCCGGCGGACGTGGGGCCGGCGGCGGACGGCAGCGCGGCGCTGCTCGGTGGGATGGAGCGCGGCCTGCTGGTCACCGACCTCTGGTACACCCGGGTGCTCGATCCGCGCAGTCTGGTGGTGACCGGCCTGACCCGTAACGGAGTGTGGCTGGTGGAGTCGGGTGAGATCGTCGCGGCGGTGGCGAACCTGCGGTTCACCCAGTCCTATCCGGAGGCGCTGGCCCCGGGGGCGGTACGTGGGCTGGGTACGCGGCTGACCCGGCTGCCGGACTCCTGGGACGCCACCTCCTGGCACGCCCCGGCGCTGCACCTGGCCAGTTGGCAGATCACCGGCGGTGCCGCCGGCTGA
- the mshB gene encoding N-acetyl-1-D-myo-inositol-2-amino-2-deoxy-alpha-D-glucopyranoside deacetylase, producing the protein MTNLAAAHRLLLVHAHPDDETIGTGATMARYAAAGAHVTLVTCTLGEEGEIHVPEFAGLAAGAADQLGGLRIAELAAACAALGVTDHRFLGGAGRYRDSGMMGLATNDHSRAFWQADLDEAAGYLMEVVREVRPQVVITYDDNGFYGHPDHIQAHRVTMRAVELAAAEGIAPDKIYFTAMPKSVLAAGIDAFRGAANNPFAGVEQVDDLPFGTPDPEIAARVDGTDHYPAKLAAMRAHATQIPADSWLYALAGNIGGEFMGMEYFTLAHGERGPGEGPYGWESDLFAGLPVAEVPQR; encoded by the coding sequence GTGACCAACCTTGCCGCCGCCCATCGGCTTCTGCTGGTGCACGCCCATCCCGACGACGAGACGATCGGCACCGGTGCCACGATGGCCCGGTACGCCGCCGCCGGTGCTCACGTCACGCTGGTGACCTGCACCCTCGGCGAGGAAGGTGAGATCCACGTACCCGAGTTCGCCGGCCTGGCCGCCGGTGCCGCCGATCAGCTCGGCGGCCTGCGGATCGCCGAGCTGGCCGCCGCCTGCGCCGCCCTGGGCGTGACCGACCACCGGTTCCTCGGCGGTGCCGGCCGCTACCGTGACTCCGGGATGATGGGGTTGGCGACCAACGACCATTCGCGGGCGTTCTGGCAGGCCGACCTCGACGAGGCCGCCGGATACCTGATGGAGGTCGTGCGCGAGGTCCGCCCCCAGGTGGTGATCACCTACGACGACAACGGCTTCTACGGCCACCCGGACCACATCCAGGCGCACCGGGTCACGATGCGGGCGGTCGAGTTGGCCGCGGCCGAGGGAATCGCTCCCGACAAGATCTATTTCACGGCCATGCCGAAGAGCGTGCTGGCGGCCGGAATCGACGCTTTCCGGGGCGCGGCGAACAATCCGTTCGCCGGCGTGGAGCAGGTCGACGACCTGCCGTTCGGCACCCCCGATCCGGAGATCGCCGCCCGTGTCGATGGCACCGACCACTACCCGGCGAAGCTGGCCGCGATGCGGGCGCACGCCACCCAGATCCCGGCCGACTCCTGGCTGTACGCGCTGGCCGGCAACATCGGTGGCGAGTTCATGGGCATGGAGTACTTCACCCTCGCCCACGGCGAACGCGGTCCCGGTGAGGGGCCGTACGGCTGGGAGAGCGACCTGTTCGCCGGGCTGCCGGTCGCCGAGGTGCCGCAGCGGTGA
- a CDS encoding TldD/PmbA family protein, whose product MTHFDVATAAVQAALDAGARYADARLMHRRYESMTARNGEIEALVQHSDAGLGVRALVGSSWGFYAVPDPSPAAARAAGGRAAKIAAASALVPGPPIDLVPAGAGTASWASPCLVDPLAVPLSDKGDLLVSATATMREHGADLAEGLYQIWDTEKWFVSSEGHRIDQRFRECGAGLSATVIGDGETQRRSYPSYRGQYGTSGWELVDSLDLPAHAARIAQEARALLTAPPCPAGETTLILGGEQMALQIHESVGHAIELDRILGWEAAFAGTSWLDLAQLGSLRYGSELMNVTIDPTIPGALGSFGFDDEGSPAVKRDAVRAGRWVGVLAGRDSAAVAGLDHGGSVRADGWSRLPMVRMTNVGLEPGPHTLDEMIAATDDGVLMDFNRSWSIDDKRLNFQFGCEIGWEIKNGKLGRMLRNPTYTGIGPVFWRSMDMLSSESVAWGTPNCGKGQPGQVGHTGHPAAPARFTDVRVGVRG is encoded by the coding sequence ATGACCCACTTCGACGTCGCGACGGCAGCCGTGCAGGCCGCCCTCGACGCGGGCGCCCGGTACGCCGACGCCCGGCTGATGCACCGCCGGTACGAGTCGATGACCGCCCGCAACGGCGAGATCGAGGCGCTGGTCCAGCACAGCGACGCCGGGCTCGGTGTGCGGGCACTCGTCGGATCCAGCTGGGGCTTCTACGCCGTACCGGATCCGTCGCCAGCCGCCGCCCGCGCGGCCGGCGGGCGGGCCGCGAAGATCGCCGCCGCCAGCGCCCTGGTCCCGGGGCCGCCGATCGACCTGGTGCCGGCCGGTGCCGGCACCGCCAGCTGGGCCAGCCCGTGCCTGGTCGACCCGCTCGCGGTGCCGTTGTCGGACAAGGGTGACCTGCTGGTGTCGGCCACCGCGACGATGCGGGAGCACGGCGCGGACCTGGCCGAAGGGCTGTACCAGATCTGGGACACCGAGAAGTGGTTCGTCTCCAGTGAGGGCCACCGGATCGACCAGCGGTTTCGCGAGTGCGGGGCCGGGCTCTCGGCGACCGTGATCGGCGACGGCGAGACCCAGCGGCGGTCCTATCCGTCGTACCGGGGCCAGTACGGCACCAGCGGCTGGGAACTGGTCGACAGCCTGGACCTGCCGGCGCACGCCGCCCGGATCGCCCAGGAGGCGCGGGCGCTGCTGACCGCGCCGCCGTGCCCGGCCGGGGAGACCACGCTGATCCTCGGCGGGGAGCAGATGGCGCTGCAGATCCACGAGTCCGTCGGACACGCCATCGAGCTGGACCGGATCCTGGGCTGGGAGGCGGCGTTCGCCGGGACGTCCTGGCTGGACCTGGCCCAGCTGGGCAGCCTGCGGTACGGGTCCGAGCTGATGAACGTCACCATCGACCCGACCATCCCGGGGGCGTTGGGCAGCTTCGGGTTCGACGACGAGGGCAGCCCGGCGGTCAAGCGGGACGCGGTACGCGCCGGCCGGTGGGTCGGCGTACTGGCCGGGCGGGACTCGGCGGCGGTCGCCGGGCTCGACCACGGCGGCAGTGTGCGGGCCGACGGCTGGTCGCGGCTGCCGATGGTGCGGATGACCAACGTCGGCCTGGAACCGGGCCCGCACACCCTGGACGAGATGATCGCGGCGACCGACGACGGCGTACTGATGGACTTCAACCGGTCCTGGTCGATCGACGACAAGCGGCTGAACTTCCAGTTCGGCTGCGAGATCGGCTGGGAGATCAAGAACGGAAAGCTGGGGCGGATGCTGCGCAACCCGACGTACACCGGGATCGGCCCGGTGTTCTGGCGGTCGATGGACATGCTGTCGTCGGAGAGCGTCGCCTGGGGGACGCCGAACTGCGGCAAGGGCCAGCCCGGCCAGGTCGGGCACACCGGGCATCCGGCGGCCCCGGCCCGGTTCACCGACGTCCGGGTGGGGGTGCGCGGATGA
- a CDS encoding prolyl oligopeptidase family serine peptidase produces the protein MEIAQSTVRTGDSARGAPRAVTVGADGARVVFLRSTGPHDEADSLWVLDTDSAEERRIADPTVLSAQRGGTTQRGATIDRYVTDPAARIAVFALAGRLWRADLVGGDVVEVPVVGTAVDARPDPTGERIAYVSDSDAADTATRPATTALGKLRVIHPDGRDTLLAGEAGDITWALPDPGAADFGRDRGYWWSADGQTILTARVDRSRLPRWRYADPAQPQQPGRTAPYPLCGGPVAEVTLHLLDLDGGWVDVHWDRETYPYLVSVDWSDGGPLITVLRRMQQHGLVLSIDPRTGETQVHAELADPRWVEPIPGTPCYLADGRVLVGGELAHDGYDARCLFADGTLLTPAALYVRRVVGRLPGRQTSPDLLIEASDGEPSEQHLYRVRTAASSGGLDAARVTSTPGWHVGAVGGDVLAVGSAALDQHGTRWTIWRGDTEIGVLRSLAALGPTAPRPALQRVTDRRLPAGVLYPQSHVDGRRLPVLLDLDGGPGRQQVRARRADWLGRQWWADAGFAVVAVDGRGTPGVAPSFEKVVHRRLADVLLADQVDALTALADKHPDLDLDQVVVRGTGFGGWLAGLAVLRRPDIFRAAVARAPIADWALLRAGYAERYLGAPETDGEIYPHHSLVAVAAEPLVGGDEPRPLLLVHPLDDDDVPVAHTLRLSAALLATGRPHTVLPVAAGTDPDSAAVRRAEREFLRQALGSIG, from the coding sequence GTGGAAATTGCGCAATCGACCGTCCGTACCGGTGATTCCGCCCGTGGCGCGCCCCGGGCGGTGACCGTCGGCGCCGACGGCGCCCGCGTCGTGTTCCTGCGTTCCACCGGGCCGCACGACGAGGCCGACAGTCTCTGGGTGCTGGACACCGACAGCGCCGAGGAACGCCGGATCGCCGACCCGACGGTCCTGTCCGCACAGCGCGGTGGCACGACGCAGCGCGGTGCCACCATCGACCGCTACGTCACCGACCCGGCCGCCCGGATCGCCGTGTTCGCCCTCGCCGGCCGGCTGTGGCGGGCCGACCTGGTCGGCGGCGACGTCGTCGAGGTGCCGGTGGTCGGCACCGCCGTCGACGCCCGGCCCGACCCCACCGGCGAACGGATCGCCTACGTGTCCGACAGCGACGCCGCCGACACCGCCACCCGGCCGGCGACGACCGCCCTCGGCAAACTGCGGGTGATCCATCCCGACGGCCGTGACACGCTGCTCGCCGGCGAGGCCGGCGACATCACCTGGGCACTGCCCGACCCGGGCGCCGCCGACTTCGGCCGCGACCGTGGCTACTGGTGGTCGGCGGACGGGCAGACCATCCTCACCGCCCGGGTGGACCGGTCCCGGTTGCCCCGCTGGCGGTACGCCGACCCGGCGCAGCCGCAGCAGCCCGGCCGCACCGCACCGTACCCACTGTGCGGCGGACCGGTCGCCGAGGTGACCCTGCACCTGCTCGACCTCGACGGCGGCTGGGTCGACGTGCACTGGGACCGGGAGACCTACCCGTACCTGGTGTCGGTCGACTGGTCCGACGGCGGCCCACTGATCACCGTGCTGCGCCGGATGCAGCAGCACGGGCTGGTGCTGTCGATCGACCCCCGCACCGGCGAGACCCAGGTGCACGCCGAACTCGCCGACCCGCGCTGGGTCGAGCCGATCCCCGGCACCCCCTGCTACCTGGCCGACGGTCGGGTGCTGGTCGGCGGCGAACTCGCCCACGACGGCTACGACGCCCGCTGCCTGTTCGCCGACGGCACCCTGCTCACCCCGGCCGCGCTGTACGTACGCCGGGTGGTGGGTCGACTGCCCGGCCGGCAGACCAGCCCCGACCTGCTGATCGAGGCCAGCGACGGGGAGCCCAGCGAGCAGCACCTGTACCGGGTCCGCACGGCGGCCTCCTCCGGCGGGTTGGACGCCGCCCGGGTCACCAGCACACCCGGCTGGCACGTCGGCGCGGTCGGCGGCGACGTGCTCGCCGTCGGCTCGGCCGCCCTGGACCAGCACGGCACCCGGTGGACGATCTGGCGCGGCGACACCGAGATCGGCGTACTGCGCAGCCTGGCCGCCCTCGGCCCGACCGCGCCCCGGCCGGCGCTGCAGCGGGTCACCGACCGGCGGCTGCCCGCCGGCGTGCTGTACCCGCAGAGCCACGTCGACGGCCGGCGACTGCCGGTACTGCTCGACCTCGACGGGGGGCCGGGCCGCCAGCAGGTCCGGGCCCGGCGGGCCGACTGGCTGGGCCGGCAGTGGTGGGCCGACGCCGGGTTCGCGGTGGTCGCCGTCGACGGCCGCGGTACGCCCGGAGTCGCCCCGAGTTTCGAGAAGGTGGTGCACCGCAGGCTCGCCGACGTGCTGCTCGCCGACCAGGTCGACGCGCTGACCGCGCTCGCCGACAAGCACCCCGACCTGGACCTGGACCAGGTCGTGGTGCGGGGCACCGGGTTCGGCGGCTGGCTGGCGGGGCTGGCCGTGCTGCGCCGGCCGGACATCTTCCGGGCGGCGGTGGCCCGCGCACCGATCGCCGACTGGGCCCTGCTGCGCGCCGGGTACGCCGAACGCTACCTGGGGGCGCCGGAGACCGACGGCGAGATCTACCCGCACCACAGTCTGGTCGCGGTCGCGGCGGAACCGCTGGTCGGCGGCGACGAACCGCGCCCGCTGCTGCTGGTGCACCCGCTCGACGACGACGACGTCCCGGTGGCGCACACCCTGCGGTTGTCGGCCGCGCTGCTGGCCACCGGCCGGCCGCACACGGTGCTGCCGGTGGCCGCCGGCACCGACCCGGACTCGGCGGCGGTGCGCCGCGCGGAACGGGAGTTCCTCCGGCAGGCGTTGGGATCGATCGGCTGA